A genomic region of Phragmites australis chromosome 2, lpPhrAust1.1, whole genome shotgun sequence contains the following coding sequences:
- the LOC133909187 gene encoding uncharacterized protein LOC133909187: MGIQVAAVAPPPCSSPSSSSPASPSSSAIVTSPRPAVLAGGCVRLARSQSSLAGWSAGLGRRRGGQHAIRRALSASIDSVGSDGGDDEEFLKRIQELAVGQHPGAGGCGWPASVERSASSVGLPLSLRMLKRRKQQLERARWDERLIDCTGESASTAVGRAFSSMVLIIRELQSFMLQMREALFYEDQQGVLARVHAEMHASFVWLFQHIFSGTPALMVSLMLLLANFTVYSMGDNVASAATLLPPLPAAAAVAMVDTHQPEQSQRFEPATPKTISTGRTDSVGGNSGGGGKVRPVAGATGDGQSDESSFRQSGAVLPQDVSQATPLGTGSEASVSDSMAMEETQTRDELVIWKRISDEATRMQASVRAEELMDPEILGQLVAPVEAPKLDTEDSAEYAATAQRYEQAVSKEPNNSLLLANFAQFLYLVQRDHDRAEHFFKRAVRAEPADAETLGRYATFLWKARNDLAAAEETYQEAIAADPSNSHHAAAYAHFLWNTGGEDTCFPLG, translated from the exons CGTCGTCTGCCATTGTGACGTCGCCGCGGCCTGCCGTTCTTGCCGGCGGCTGCGTTAGGCTGGCGAGAAGCCAGTCGTCGTTGGCTGGCTGGAGCGCCGGTcttggccggcggcgcggcgggcaACACGCGATCAGGCGAGCCCTCAGCGCCAGCATCGACAGCGTCGGGAGCGACGGCGGGGACGATGAGGAGTTCTTGAAGAGGATCCAGGAGCTCGCGGTGGGGCAGCACCCGGGCGCCGGCGGCTGCGGGTGGCCGGCGAGCGTAGAGCGGAGCGCGAGCAGCGTTGGGCTACCGTTGTCGCTGCGGATGCTCAAGCGGAGGAAGCAGCAACTGGAGCGGGCGCGGTGGGACGAGCGGCTGATCGACTGCACCGGCGAGTCCGCGAGCACTGCGGTGGGGCGCGCGTTCTCGTCGATGGTGCTCATCATCCGGGAGCTGCAGAGCTTCATGCTGCAGATGCGGGAAGCGTTATTCTACGAGGACCAGCAGGGCGTCCTCGCGCGCGTCCACGCCGAGATGCACGCCTCCTTCGTCTGGCTCTTCCAGCACATCTTCTCCGGTACCCCAGCCCTCATGGTCTCCCTCATGCTGCTCCTCGCCAACTTCACCGTCTACTCCATGGGCGACAACGTCGCTTCGGCAGCTACTCTACTGCCTCCCCTGCCCGCCGCGGCGGCTGTCGCAATGGTCGACACCCATCAACCAGAGCAATCCCAGCGGTTCGAACCCGCCACGCCCAAGACGATCTCCACTGGCCGAACGGACTCTGTGGGCGGAaacagcggtggcggcggcaaggTGCGACCGGTCGCGGGTGCCACCGGCGACGGCCAGTCGGACGAGTCGTCGTTCCGACAAAGCGGAGCGGTGTTGCCTCAGGACGTGTCACAGGCGACGCCATTAGGCACGGGCTCGGAGGCGTCCGTGTCCGACTCAATGGCAATGGAGGAGACACAGACACGAGACGAGCTGGTCATCTGGAAAAGGATATCCGACGAAGCCACCAGGATGCAGGCGAGCGTGCGGGCTGAGGAGCTGATGGACCCGGAAATTTTGGGGCAGCTCGTCGCGCCGGTGGAGGCGCCTAAGCTGGACACGGAGGACTCAGCCGAGTACGCGGCCACGGCACAAAGATACGAGCAGGCCGTGTCGAAGGAGCCCAACAACTCGCTGCTGCTCGCCAACTTCGCGCAGTTCCTATACCTGGTGCAGCGCGATCACGACCG GGCGGAGCATTTCTTCAAGAGGGCGGTGCGCGCGGAGCCGGCGGACGCGGAGACGCTCGGGAGGTACGCGACATTCCTGTGGAAGGCGCGCAACGACCTCGCGGCCGCGGAGGAGACGTACCAGGAGGCCATCGCCGCCGACCCGAGCAACTCGCACCACGCGGCGGCCTACGCGCACTTCCTGTGGAACACGGGCGGTGAGGACACATGCTTCCCCCTCGGCTGA
- the LOC133909188 gene encoding cytochrome P450 81Q32-like, with protein sequence MERSHYVAVVTFVLLFLLRHLLMRRRKQQRLPPGPRFAFPVLGHLPLLKKPLQTSLADLVARYGPVVHLRFASRDAVVIGSAEVAKECFSGDRDIALANRPHFPSVREVSFDYSVPTVANYGAHWRTMRRVATVHLLSAHRVNIMSDNVIARELRAMVRRLALAASRGAASRIELKGRLFELSHSVLMEIIAQTRNTYSNDADEDMSKEAREMKDIVEEIVPLVGVANLWDYIPLLRWLDVYGVKRKLTDAVTRRNAFIYTMINAERQKQKQVERKDGEVDANDSDEKKSMIGVMLSLQKTEPAVYTDTFIAALVFNLLGAGTETTSTTTEWAMALLLNHPDVLKKAQEEIDAHVGGSRLLDKNDLPHLPYLHCIINETLRLYPAAPMLLPHESSTDCKIHGYDVPAGSMVLVNAYAIHRDPSIWEEPEVFRPERFEHGGAEGKFMMPFGMGRRKCPGENLAMRTVGLVLGVLLQCFEWSKVGDGEVDMTTVSGTIMFKAVPLEALCKPRANMSAVIQKA encoded by the exons ATGGAAAGATCCCACTACGTCGCCGTCGTCACCTTCGTGCTCCTCTTCTTGCTCCGTCACCTCTTGATGAGGCGCAGGAAGCAGCAGCGGCTGCCGCCTGGGCCGCGCTTCGCGTTCCCCGTCCTCGGCCACCTCCCCTTGCTAAAGAAGCCGCTCCAGACCTCGCTCGCCGACCTCGTCGCGCGCTACGGCCCGGTCGTCCACCTGCGCTTCGCCAGCCGCGACGCCGTCGTGATCGGCTCGGCGGAGGTGGCGAAGGAGTGCTTCTCCGGCGACCGCGACATCGCGCTCGCCAACCGCCCGCACTTCCCGTCCGTTCGGGAAGTCTCCTTCGATTACTCGGTGCCCACCGTCGCCAACTACGGCGCGCACTGGCGCACCATGCGCCGAGTCGCCACCGTGCACCTCCTCTCGGCCCACCGCGTCAACATCATGTCCGACAACGTTATCGCCCGCGAGTTGCGCGCCATGGTGCGCCGCCTGGCCCTCGCCGCATCGCGGGGCGCCGCCTCCAGGATCGAGCTGAAGGGGAGGCTGTTCGAGCTCTCCCACAGCGTCCTCATGGAGATCATCGCGCAGACCAGGAACACCTACTCCAACGACGCTGACGAGGACATGTCGAAGGAGGCGCGAGAGATGAAGGACATCGTCGAAGAGATCGTCCCGCTCGTTGGCGTGGCCAACCTCTGGGACTACATTCCCCTGCTGCGTTGGCTCGATGTGTACGGTGTGAAGAGGAAGCTCACGGACGCGGTTACCCGGAGGAACGCGTTCATCTACACTATGATCAATGCAGAGaggcagaagcagaagcaggtGGAACGCAAGGACGGCGAGGTCGACGCCAACGACTCCGACGAGAAGAAGAGCATGATCGGCGTCATGCTGTCGCTGCAGAAAACAGAGCCTGCCGTCTACACGGACACTTTCATCGCCGCTCTAGTATTT AATCTGCTCGGCGCCGGCACAGAGACGACCTCGACGACCACAGAATGGGCAATGGCCCTCCTGCTGAACCACCCAGATGTCCTAAAAAAGGCGCAAGAAGAAATTGACGCTCACGTCGGAGGGAGTCGTCTTCTTGACAAGAACGACCTACCCCATCTGCCGTACCTCCACTGCATCATCAACGAGACTCTCCGGCTCTACCCTGCCGCGCCGATGCTACTGCCGCACGAATCGTCCACCGACTGCAAGATCCACGGATACGACGTCCCGGCAGGGTCCATGGTGCTCGTCAACGCGTACGCCATCCACAGGGACCCGTCGATATGGGAGGAGCCGGAGGTGTTCAGGCCGGAGAGGTTCGAGCACGGTGGTGCAGAGGGAAAGTTCATGATGCCATTCGGGATGGGGAGGCGCAAGTGTCCTGGGGAGAATCTCGCCATGCGAACCGTGGGGTTGGTTCTGGGGGTGCTGCTCCAGTGTTTCGAGTGGAGCAAGGTTGGAGACGGAGAGGTTGACATGACAACAGTCTCTGGCACGATCATGTTTAAGGCTGTCCCTCTCGAAGCTCTCTGCAAGCCGCGGGCAAACATGTCTGCTGTTATTCAGAAAGCCTAG
- the LOC133908077 gene encoding uncharacterized protein LOC133908077 — protein sequence MRRGDCGGILFKTATPHEEREHQGLPPAMSHRSAQNLQTAELLFATRRWQYRRVHWFVSRTGEKVLPLFKLWKKTITSCGFQKQRKPSKISKGLQRPVYYVSEALHNAEARYPQAQKLLYAMLIAYRKLRHYFQTHKIKVIFLLPIREILNSRDAARRTTKWAVELREFDIQFVPRMAIKSQALVDFMAEWSSFEPEHEQQLEADEHCTMHFDRSFTLKGAGAGVVLTSPTGDTLKLLLTPKFQTLQSLLPTSEVVLMAAEKSVFIDQVYAQPLTAEEMVVRYLGSSGYGGARFESVAPASVHVGGAQFSGVAPVDVGSLVARIGMTPTGFEMPEGALAAAGYGTVDAVPDEVAVAQQPSDGKPAPFKGSWTVEEDNILKDMVQQHGDRKWSVIAGSLPGRIGKQCRERWINHLRPDIKQNDVWTEEDDLMLIDAHKYYGNRWSAIAKYLPGRSENAVKNHWNATKRSLKAKRRLKKKKSEQAPPGQFSVLEEYIRNLDQQAPKPTAPPTVHTPPHLPAYSGLVHPGVPTLAASSNPPEMWMNFSAANSAGSSSHLGTINLSRPLVPDLNTSSDPQLYYYLSCPMYLPAPAPQLQQATQDPHQHDYTRFNYAFADYHTMDGELGRYYAGESFSNVNANGNGYYSEAGPSSAGGSGDPDGTDDVVELASREFLTPTKDEVTLDLTRFK from the exons ATGCGAAGAGGAGATTGTGGTGGCATCCTCTTCAAGACTGCCACGCCGCACGAGGAACGCGAGCACCAGGGGCTCCCCCCTGCGATGTCTCACCGCTCCGCGCAGAACCTGCAAACTGCAGAGTTACTTTTTGCCACCCGCCGGTGGCAGTATCGAAGGGTTCACTG GTTCGTCTCGAGGACGGGAGAGAAGGTGTTGCCACTCTTCAAGCTTTGGAAGAAAACGATCACTTCTTGTGGATTCCAGAAGCAGAGGAAACcttccaagatctcaaaag GTCTTCAACGACCAGTATACTACGTCAGTGAAGCCTTACACAACGCGGaggctcggtacccacaggCACAGAAGCTGCTATACGCCATGCTGATAGCCTATCGCAAGCTCAGGCACTACTTTCAgacccacaaaatcaaggtaatcttCTTGCTCccgattagagaaattctcaatAGCAGGGATGCAGCAAGGAGAACAAcgaagtgggcagtagagctcagGGAGTTCGATATTCAGTTTGTCCCCagaatggctatcaagtcccaggcacTGGTTGACTTCATGGCCGAGTGGTCATCCTTTGAGCCCGAGCATGAACAACAACTAGAGGCGGACGAGCACTGTACCATGCACTTTGACAGGTCATTCACACTGAAGGGAGCAGGGGCAGGAGTGGTCTTGACATCACCAACCGGCGACACCCTCAA ACTCTTACTGACCCCGAAGTTTCAGACTCTGCAATCCTTGCTTCCAACCTCGGAGGTAGTGCTGATGGCGGCCGAGAAGTCCGTGTTCATCGACCAGGTGTACGCGCAGCCGCTGACCGCGGAGGAGATGGTGGTGAGGTACCTCGGGAGCTCTGGCTATGGTGGTGCCCGCTTCGAGAGCGTGGCGCCAGCTTCTGTGCACGTTGGTGGTGCTCAATTCTCTGGCGTCGCCCCTGTCGACGTGGGCTCCCTCGTGGCGCGGATAGGCATGACTCCGACGGGGTTCGAAATGCCAGAGGGGGCCCTTGCGGCCGCCGGCTACGGCACCGTTGATGCTGTTCCCGATGAGGTTGCGGTGGCTCAGCAACCAAGCGACGGCAAGCCGGCGCCGTTCAAGGGATCGTGGACAGTGGAAGAGGACAA CATACTGAAAGACATGGTGCAGCAGCATGGTGACCGGAAGTGGTCGGTGATAGCAGGGTCTCTCCCAGGCCGGATCGGGAAGCAATGCCGCGAGAGATGGATCAACCATCTACGCCCTGACATCAAG CAAAATGACGTATGGACCGAGGAGGACGACCTGATGCTTATAGACGCGCACAAGTACTACGGAAATCGCTGGTCAGCGATCGCAAAGTACCTCCCGGGCCGGTCAGAGAACGCCGTGAAGAACCACTGGAACGCGACGAAGCGCAGCTTGAAGGCGAAACGCcgactgaagaagaagaagagcgagCAGGCGCCACCCGGCCAGTTTTCCGTCCTAGAAGAGTACATCCGCAACCTGGACCAGCAGGCCCCCAAGCCTACGGCGCCGCCGACGGTGCACACGCCACCGCACCTCCCTGCGTATAGCGGGCTGGTCCATCCGGGCGTGCCCACGCTGGCAGCCAGCTCCAACCCGCCCGAGATGTGGATGAATTTCAGTGCCGCCAACTCGGCTGGGTCGTCGTCCCACCTGGGGACGATAAATCTCAGCAGACCGCTGGTGCCGGACCTGAACACCAGCAGTGACCCGCAGCTGTACTACTACCTGAGCTGCCCGATGTACcttccggcgccggcgccacaGCTGCAACAGGCTACACAAGACCCTCATCAGCATGATTACACCAGGTTCAACTATGCATTCGCTGATTACCACACGATGGACGGTGAGCTTGGTAGGTACTACGCAGGCGAATCCTTCAGTAATGTCAATGCCAATGGAAACGGCTACTACAGCGAGGCAGGGCCGAGCAGCGCCGGCGGCAGTGGTGATCCGGATGGCACCGACGATGTCGTTGAGCTGGCGTCGAGGGAATTCCTGACGCCCACCAAAGATGAGGTCACTCTTGACTTGACCAGGTTCAAGTGA